In Calothrix sp. PCC 7507, one DNA window encodes the following:
- a CDS encoding methyltransferase domain-containing protein — MNIIWLLLTVASGLGLIYIFSARRYQSSDSVALAYDQWTQDGILEFYWGDHIHLGHYGSPPHPKDFRAAKVDFVHEMVRWGGLDRLATGTTVLDVGCGIGGSSRILARDYGFHVTGITISPQQVKRAQELTPPEIPAQFQQDDAMNLSFPDASFDVVWCIEAGPHMPDKAIFAQELLRVLKPGGILVVADWNQRDARKQPLVLWERWVMKQLLDQWAHPEFASIEGFAELLQATTLTAGAVTTADWTRETLPSWLDSIWQGIIRPQGLVGFGLPGFIKSLREVPTLLLMRLAFGLGLCRFGMFRAVRREQILSSSSDFSNEKSPEMNATS; from the coding sequence ATGAACATAATCTGGCTGTTATTGACAGTAGCGTCAGGGTTGGGGTTAATTTATATCTTCAGCGCCCGTCGTTACCAATCTAGTGATTCCGTTGCTCTTGCTTACGATCAATGGACTCAAGACGGCATCCTGGAGTTTTATTGGGGAGATCATATCCACCTTGGTCACTATGGTTCCCCCCCTCATCCCAAAGATTTCCGTGCCGCCAAAGTGGACTTTGTGCATGAGATGGTGCGTTGGGGTGGGTTGGATCGGTTGGCTACTGGCACTACAGTTTTAGATGTGGGTTGCGGCATCGGCGGCAGTAGTCGAATCTTAGCGCGGGACTATGGCTTTCACGTTACAGGCATCACTATCAGCCCCCAACAGGTGAAACGCGCACAGGAATTGACCCCACCAGAGATACCAGCCCAGTTCCAGCAGGATGATGCGATGAACCTGTCTTTTCCAGATGCTAGTTTTGATGTAGTGTGGTGTATCGAAGCTGGGCCGCATATGCCGGATAAGGCAATTTTTGCCCAAGAACTATTGCGGGTGCTGAAGCCAGGGGGAATCCTTGTGGTAGCGGATTGGAACCAGCGAGATGCCAGAAAGCAACCTCTGGTGTTGTGGGAACGTTGGGTGATGAAGCAACTGCTGGATCAGTGGGCACATCCTGAATTCGCTAGTATTGAAGGGTTTGCCGAACTTTTGCAAGCAACCACCCTGACCGCAGGGGCCGTAACCACTGCCGACTGGACACGGGAAACCCTACCATCTTGGCTTGATTCCATTTGGCAAGGGATCATTCGTCCCCAAGGGCTAGTGGGTTTTGGCCTACCCGGTTTCATCAAATCGCTGCGAGAAGTCCCCACTCTGCTGTTAATGCGTTTAGCCTTTGGTTTAGGGCTATGCCGCTTTGGCATGTTCCGGGCAGTACGGCGTGAGCAAATCCTCTCTAGTTCGTCTGATTTTAGCAACGAAAAATCCCCGGAAATGAATGCGACCTCCTAA
- a CDS encoding serine hydrolase encodes MKLRWLLLSLTSILLISLPAKASPNTNQVDSADGGNQSDLQLPKLKFIPPTPSSDFTHPTNTPKYTGIVPLGKEISELQTPIKALMARYRFLTPGIFFMDLQTGDYLNINGGKAFPAASTIKYPILIALFQEVDAGKIKLSETLVMQRKHVAGGSGNMQYQRVGTKISLLETVTKMMTISDNTATNMIIDRLGGKANLNQRFRSWGLQSTVIHNMLGDFKGTNKTSAKDLVRLSALMANNQLISDTSSSQVLGIMIRCHNRSLLPSGLGSGASIAHKTGTLRFVLGDAGIIETPSGKRYLAGIFVRRPNNDDRAKAFIRQVSQVVYGYFEQPKVSHLP; translated from the coding sequence ATGAAACTACGCTGGTTATTACTTAGCCTCACAAGTATTCTTTTAATATCATTGCCAGCAAAGGCGAGTCCTAACACAAATCAAGTTGACAGCGCAGATGGTGGAAATCAATCAGATTTACAATTACCAAAACTAAAATTCATTCCCCCAACTCCCTCAAGCGATTTTACTCATCCAACAAATACCCCAAAATACACTGGTATAGTTCCTCTAGGAAAAGAAATCTCAGAACTACAAACTCCGATTAAAGCATTAATGGCTCGCTACAGATTCCTCACTCCCGGAATCTTTTTTATGGACTTGCAAACAGGAGATTACTTAAATATAAACGGGGGTAAAGCTTTCCCCGCCGCCAGCACAATTAAGTATCCTATTTTGATCGCTTTGTTTCAAGAAGTAGATGCAGGGAAAATCAAACTAAGTGAAACATTGGTCATGCAACGTAAACACGTCGCTGGCGGTTCTGGAAATATGCAGTATCAGCGTGTGGGAACTAAGATTAGTCTTTTGGAAACTGTAACCAAAATGATGACTATTAGCGATAACACCGCTACAAATATGATTATCGACCGTTTAGGTGGTAAGGCAAATTTAAATCAGCGGTTTCGCAGTTGGGGATTACAAAGTACTGTGATTCACAATATGTTAGGAGACTTTAAGGGAACCAATAAAACTAGTGCAAAAGACTTAGTAAGATTGTCAGCTTTGATGGCAAATAATCAATTAATTTCTGATACAAGTAGCTCTCAAGTGTTAGGTATTATGATTCGCTGTCACAATAGAAGCTTACTCCCATCTGGCTTGGGTTCTGGAGCAAGTATTGCTCACAAAACGGGAACTCTGCGGTTTGTGCTGGGAGATGCGGGTATTATTGAAACGCCATCAGGTAAGCGTTATTTAGCAGGAATTTTCGTGCGAAGACCAAATAATGACGATAGAGCAAAAGCTTTTATCCGTCAAGTTTCTCAGGTAGTATATGGCTACTTCGAGCAACCAAAAGTTAGTCATCTACCTTAA
- a CDS encoding IS701 family transposase, whose product MRFTKLNYCQYLLSSQINYTITNLGEHLESISHDAINYYLKREKLTPRLLWDNVKEVVEPDANGYIIFDDSVLDKRYSEEIEMVRRQYSGNEHGVVKGIGVVNCVYVNPKLQKFWVIDYRIFNPDVDGKTKIDHVKDMLQSLVYQKLLPFDTVLMDTWYAVHSLMLYIDSLDKIYYCPLKINRLVDDKFGKEKYKRIETLEWSQEELESGKIIKIKSFPANKKVKLFRVTVSTNRTDYVVTNDLSQSSTDVVQQVCKIRWKIEEFHREIKQLTGIESCQCRKARIQRNHIACAMLVWVRLKNIAYQTGDTIYQIKHKLLSNYLIQQLKRPDIRMTLV is encoded by the coding sequence ATGAGATTTACTAAGCTTAATTACTGTCAATACTTATTAAGTAGTCAAATTAATTATACAATTACCAATTTAGGAGAGCATTTAGAAAGTATTAGCCATGATGCAATTAACTATTATTTGAAAAGAGAAAAGTTAACACCTCGTTTACTATGGGATAATGTGAAAGAAGTAGTTGAGCCTGATGCCAATGGTTACATAATATTTGATGATAGCGTTTTAGATAAAAGATATTCAGAAGAAATAGAAATGGTCAGGAGGCAATATAGTGGTAACGAGCATGGTGTAGTCAAAGGGATTGGTGTGGTTAACTGTGTATATGTAAACCCTAAGCTGCAAAAATTTTGGGTAATAGATTATCGAATTTTCAATCCAGATGTCGATGGTAAAACCAAGATAGACCATGTGAAAGATATGCTGCAAAGCCTTGTGTATCAAAAGCTTTTACCATTTGATACTGTTTTGATGGATACATGGTACGCGGTACACAGTTTAATGCTCTATATTGACAGCTTGGATAAAATTTACTATTGTCCTTTAAAGATTAATCGTTTAGTCGATGATAAATTTGGTAAGGAAAAATATAAGCGTATTGAAACATTAGAATGGAGCCAAGAAGAATTAGAATCTGGTAAAATCATCAAAATAAAATCGTTCCCAGCTAATAAAAAAGTGAAGCTTTTCCGGGTTACTGTTTCTACCAACAGAACGGATTATGTCGTAACTAACGATTTATCTCAAAGTTCCACGGATGTTGTACAACAGGTGTGTAAAATTCGTTGGAAAATTGAAGAGTTTCACAGAGAAATAAAACAATTAACAGGCATTGAATCTTGTCAATGTCGTAAAGCTCGTATTCAAAGAAATCATATTGCTTGTGCAATGTTGGTTTGGGTTCGATTAAAGAATATAGCCTATCAAACGGGTGATACTATTTATCAAATTAAGCATAAATTACTTTCTAATTATTTGATTCAGCAACTCAAACGCCCCGATATTCGTATGACCTTGGTTTGA
- a CDS encoding DUF1636 domain-containing protein: MLNKQHTLFVCTTCDSVWQNGKRVGESKGEQLLQQLQQLAQGWELRNKFLIQGVECMSACSRSCVIAFVAEDKSTYLFGDLPVDISASAVLQCASQYYAKPDGSLAWSERPEPLKKRILASIPPLSKWTKLRLHSC, translated from the coding sequence ATGCTCAATAAACAACATACTTTATTTGTTTGCACGACTTGTGACAGCGTATGGCAAAACGGTAAACGAGTTGGTGAAAGTAAAGGTGAACAACTACTACAACAGCTTCAGCAACTCGCACAAGGCTGGGAATTGCGAAATAAATTCCTCATTCAGGGAGTTGAATGTATGAGTGCTTGTAGCCGTTCTTGTGTCATTGCTTTTGTTGCAGAAGATAAATCAACCTATCTCTTCGGTGACTTACCTGTTGATATTAGTGCATCTGCTGTTTTGCAATGTGCTAGTCAATATTATGCGAAACCGGATGGTTCACTGGCTTGGTCAGAACGCCCCGAACCTCTAAAAAAGCGTATTCTCGCAAGCATTCCACCGCTGAGTAAGTGGACAAAATTACGCTTACATAGTTGCTAA
- a CDS encoding TonB-dependent receptor, translating to MLSNFVVRRGIQIVVSSLIVTQGMLWKNHSTKATEVPQQEGSAKDLQPVAEIISQNTPTSTTETEPDIELTVIDKLLNEPVFSPFRREGTVKDSTRPIYVITGEEMEAQGARTVREALKFLPGILPDGTVGTEPNALSGQFIRGSNTGQVLILLDGRPINNLGSGGFDLSEFTTSNIERVEILPGGGSTLYGSDAIGGVINIVTRRPTNKITTSAKVNVGAYGLNQQSIQNSGKTGNIGWVIGYNSTRSEYDYPFAIPEANFEGTRKNNDSLYNNFSIKLDADLGKRNTLAFSTQYLGKEQGVPGGVPIPIPKNGQGFFNSLTDNNRKYTDQVLSDLTWNSKLGGGDNSLLTARVYGDFVNTRFDNRSNALSSQNRFDSNQISYGIQTTHSWNFSKNQSLVYGFDYRSVNVKSSSFSYFTNIGTINYNNSIGQGALFARYEINLTPSWTVNLGLRQDFSSLMNSSATSPSMGTKLALSDSTTLRANYIRNFRVPTIANLFNINPSNIGNPALKPEIGNSFDVGIDQKIGDIGLLRLTFFYNRVSDTIAFKSLIPPVNGNTGTWENIGLVETKGIEAALNLQLAKNVYAFVNYTANDPRILKSSNPAEIDKELRFAGADSINAGINYENSQGLYMGLLMHSVGKYPTNNINTEFSSGYTTFDVKFRVPLSDNLAVNGSVDNILDQRYQLFAGFPDAGRVFQVGLSASF from the coding sequence ATGCTTAGTAATTTTGTTGTCAGACGGGGAATTCAAATTGTTGTGTCTAGTTTGATTGTCACCCAGGGGATGCTATGGAAAAATCACAGCACGAAAGCCACAGAAGTTCCACAACAGGAAGGTTCAGCCAAAGACTTACAACCAGTTGCAGAAATAATATCTCAAAATACACCAACCTCCACAACAGAAACAGAACCCGATATTGAACTGACAGTCATTGACAAGCTATTGAATGAACCTGTGTTTTCACCATTTCGTCGTGAAGGGACAGTCAAAGATTCTACCCGTCCAATTTACGTGATTACGGGCGAAGAAATGGAAGCACAAGGTGCTAGAACTGTGAGAGAAGCGCTAAAATTTCTTCCAGGTATTTTACCTGATGGAACTGTAGGAACAGAACCGAATGCCTTAAGTGGTCAATTTATTCGGGGTTCTAATACAGGTCAAGTATTAATATTACTAGATGGTAGACCAATTAACAATCTCGGTAGTGGTGGTTTTGACCTTTCAGAATTTACTACTAGTAATATTGAACGAGTTGAAATATTACCAGGAGGTGGTTCTACACTCTATGGTTCCGACGCAATAGGTGGGGTAATTAACATTGTCACTCGTCGTCCCACAAATAAAATCACAACGTCAGCTAAAGTCAATGTTGGCGCTTATGGCTTGAATCAACAAAGCATTCAAAATAGTGGAAAAACCGGAAATATTGGTTGGGTAATTGGATATAATAGCACTCGATCTGAATATGATTATCCTTTTGCAATTCCTGAAGCCAATTTTGAGGGAACTAGAAAAAATAACGACTCTCTCTACAATAATTTCAGCATTAAACTTGATGCAGATTTAGGTAAACGCAATACGCTTGCTTTTTCCACACAATACTTAGGAAAAGAACAGGGTGTACCAGGAGGAGTACCCATTCCGATACCAAAAAATGGTCAAGGTTTTTTTAACTCCCTTACCGATAATAATCGCAAATACACAGACCAAGTTCTTAGTGATTTAACCTGGAATTCCAAATTGGGAGGTGGAGATAATTCACTTTTGACAGCAAGAGTTTATGGTGATTTTGTTAATACCCGCTTTGATAATCGCAGTAATGCGCTTTCATCTCAAAACCGCTTTGATTCTAATCAAATTTCCTATGGAATTCAAACAACACATAGTTGGAATTTTAGCAAAAACCAAAGCTTAGTTTATGGCTTTGATTATCGCAGTGTGAATGTAAAGAGTAGCTCATTTAGTTATTTTACTAATATTGGGACTATAAATTATAATAATAGTATTGGACAAGGAGCATTATTTGCCAGATACGAAATAAACTTAACTCCTAGCTGGACGGTCAATTTAGGATTGAGACAAGATTTTAGCAGTTTGATGAATAGTTCAGCGACATCTCCATCTATGGGTACAAAACTTGCTCTTTCTGACTCGACAACCCTGAGAGCAAACTATATCAGAAATTTCCGAGTTCCCACTATTGCTAATCTATTTAATATCAATCCCTCAAATATTGGCAACCCAGCACTGAAACCAGAAATAGGTAATAGTTTTGATGTGGGAATTGATCAAAAAATCGGTGATATTGGCTTGCTACGCCTAACATTTTTTTACAATCGAGTTTCTGATACAATTGCTTTTAAGTCACTGATTCCGCCTGTAAACGGAAATACAGGAACTTGGGAAAATATCGGCTTAGTTGAGACTAAAGGAATAGAAGCAGCCTTGAATTTGCAACTGGCAAAAAATGTCTATGCTTTTGTCAATTATACGGCGAATGATCCGCGAATTTTAAAAAGCTCTAACCCTGCAGAAATTGACAAAGAATTACGTTTTGCTGGTGCTGATAGTATTAACGCGGGAATTAACTATGAAAACTCACAAGGGTTATATATGGGATTACTCATGCATTCAGTTGGTAAATATCCAACTAATAACATCAACACTGAATTTTCATCGGGATACACGACATTTGATGTTAAGTTCCGAGTACCATTAAGCGATAATTTAGCGGTCAATGGTAGTGTAGATAATATCTTGGATCAAAGATATCAATTATTTGCTGGTTTTCCCGACGCAGGTAGAGTTTTTCAAGTCGGTTTGAGTGCTAGTTTTTAG
- a CDS encoding ferredoxin, translated as MSQFKPWVKPLNQTAIEPTGNGWQIEYDFFDCQGDVLACLAYTLFQDNWHQIGLGHLEQGSVLELEFHQAPKKCVLYDGYLTVIAQDWHFHLCIEETLGGPDSETPPELRQQRLINKGAFYRRINPEGNPRSWGIQFWNGAGDKVMTIFLPNPYIEEENLLPDGKANFDKLELYNELREIYLLGIKPLPFTKNPFKCSYIAVCTSGRCYPSRKWQPTFDALKVAVEKAELDIEVRTAGCLQVCKLGPVAFYSDDRTWYTRVNSNVAKTIVNEHLVKGNKVIEHCYPPKSV; from the coding sequence ATGAGTCAATTTAAACCTTGGGTAAAACCATTAAATCAGACTGCTATTGAACCAACTGGAAATGGTTGGCAAATTGAGTATGATTTTTTTGATTGTCAAGGTGATGTGCTTGCTTGTTTAGCTTACACATTATTTCAAGATAATTGGCATCAAATTGGCTTAGGACATCTCGAACAAGGTAGCGTTTTAGAGTTGGAATTTCATCAAGCACCAAAAAAATGTGTGCTTTATGATGGGTATCTCACAGTTATTGCTCAAGATTGGCATTTTCACCTGTGCATTGAAGAAACATTAGGTGGCCCAGATTCTGAAACTCCACCAGAATTGAGACAACAAAGACTCATCAATAAAGGTGCGTTTTATCGGCGGATAAATCCAGAAGGAAACCCTAGAAGTTGGGGTATTCAATTCTGGAATGGTGCAGGTGATAAAGTGATGACTATATTTTTACCGAATCCATATATTGAGGAAGAAAATTTATTACCCGATGGTAAAGCTAATTTTGATAAATTAGAACTTTATAATGAACTGCGGGAAATTTATCTATTAGGGATAAAGCCACTACCTTTTACTAAGAATCCTTTTAAGTGTTCTTATATTGCGGTTTGTACTTCTGGACGTTGTTATCCTTCGCGCAAATGGCAACCTACATTTGATGCCCTCAAGGTAGCAGTTGAAAAAGCAGAACTAGATATAGAAGTCCGAACGGCTGGCTGTTTACAGGTTTGCAAATTAGGGCCAGTTGCGTTTTATTCAGATGATAGAACTTGGTACACTCGTGTTAATTCAAATGTAGCTAAAACTATTGTTAATGAACATTTGGTGAAAGGTAACAAAGTTATTGAACATTGCTATCCACCAAAGTCTGTTTAA
- a CDS encoding ABC transporter substrate-binding protein — protein MIFIKFYQAKYITFICQLFLIASLVIACHSTAINTSTKTTNNGCIQNYDLNTDYFPNKINITHAIGLAVEYHKHYKIVTVKNPWQNAKKGFRYILVQCGTPIPKGFSQAQVITVPINSVVSLSTTHLPHLAKLGVVDKLIGISDSKQVNTPDVVERVKAGKISQIGNNANVDIEKILELNPDLVTTYGTGNSQTDSYAKLTEAGLKVAMNAEYMEATPLGQSEWLKFTALFFNKEEEAEKIFSKIADKYEQIAQKAKSVKSRPTIFVGFKFKDTWYMPGGNSYVAKYLADAGANYLWSDDKSSGSLPLSFEVVFERAVNADYWLNFRQSWKSVKDLVTEDNRYADFKAVKQSNLYNNNARVNANGGNDYWEGGISNPDIVLSDLIKILHPEILPNHQLFFYHKLS, from the coding sequence ATGATTTTTATAAAATTTTATCAGGCAAAATATATTACTTTTATATGCCAATTATTTCTCATAGCTAGTTTAGTTATTGCTTGTCATAGTACCGCAATTAATACATCTACTAAGACTACAAATAACGGCTGTATTCAAAATTATGATCTAAATACTGATTATTTCCCCAATAAAATCAATATTACTCACGCAATAGGTTTAGCAGTAGAGTATCACAAGCACTACAAGATAGTTACAGTTAAAAATCCTTGGCAAAATGCCAAGAAGGGTTTTCGATATATCTTAGTACAATGTGGAACTCCGATACCTAAAGGCTTTAGTCAAGCACAGGTGATTACAGTACCGATAAATTCGGTAGTATCTCTTTCGACTACTCATTTACCACATTTAGCTAAGTTAGGGGTAGTTGATAAACTTATTGGGATTAGTGATAGTAAGCAAGTAAATACTCCTGATGTGGTAGAGAGAGTTAAAGCGGGAAAAATATCACAGATTGGTAATAATGCCAATGTGGATATAGAGAAAATATTAGAATTAAATCCTGATTTAGTAACAACTTACGGTACGGGAAATTCCCAAACTGATAGCTATGCGAAACTCACAGAAGCGGGTTTGAAAGTGGCGATGAATGCTGAATATATGGAAGCAACGCCTTTGGGACAAAGTGAGTGGCTGAAATTTACAGCTTTGTTTTTTAATAAAGAGGAAGAAGCAGAAAAGATATTTAGTAAAATTGCTGACAAATATGAACAAATAGCTCAAAAAGCTAAATCTGTCAAAAGTCGTCCAACTATATTTGTAGGGTTCAAGTTTAAAGATACTTGGTATATGCCTGGCGGTAACAGTTATGTAGCTAAATATCTTGCTGATGCAGGAGCAAACTATCTCTGGAGTGACGATAAATCGTCTGGTAGTTTACCTTTATCTTTTGAGGTTGTTTTTGAACGGGCTGTGAATGCTGATTACTGGTTAAATTTTAGACAATCTTGGAAGAGTGTAAAAGATTTAGTGACTGAAGATAATCGCTATGCTGATTTTAAGGCTGTGAAACAGAGCAATCTTTATAATAACAATGCTCGTGTTAATGCAAATGGCGGAAATGATTACTGGGAGGGTGGTATTAGTAACCCAGATATAGTTCTATCTGATTTGATTAAAATACTGCATCCAGAGATATTACCTAATCATCAACTATTTTTCTACCACAAACTTAGTTAA
- a CDS encoding iron ABC transporter permease, with amino-acid sequence MFNDKSKYRTFSFYQKTTALKTLVFATLIMALTFSFLLDLALGSVDIPINEVVKILLRQEPEKATWTNIILKFRLPKALTATLAGAALGVSGLQMQTLFRNALAGPFVLGISSGASLGVALVVLTASATAPTLLADLGIIGDFGLVVAASFGAALVLGTMLVVSRRVQDTMTLLILGLLFGYATSAMVSILLQFSSKERIQSYIMWTFGSFAGVTWRQLVVLTPVIILSLLGAVLQSKPLNALLLGESYARSLGLTVQKTRFSIITNASILAGAITAFCGPIAFLGVAIPHLCRSFFNTSDHRILIPGVIIMGAILALFADLLSQLAVSQMVLPLNAVTALIGTPVVTWVILRRNSQKSFPS; translated from the coding sequence ATGTTTAACGATAAATCTAAATATCGAACTTTCTCATTTTACCAAAAAACTACGGCTCTAAAAACCTTAGTTTTTGCAACTTTAATCATGGCTTTAACCTTCTCATTTTTATTAGATTTGGCTTTAGGTTCAGTTGATATCCCTATTAATGAAGTAGTTAAGATTTTGCTCAGACAAGAACCTGAAAAAGCAACATGGACTAATATTATTCTTAAATTTCGCTTACCTAAAGCTTTAACTGCTACTTTAGCGGGTGCTGCTTTGGGTGTAAGTGGTTTGCAAATGCAAACTTTATTTAGAAATGCTTTAGCAGGGCCTTTTGTATTAGGAATTAGTTCTGGTGCAAGTTTAGGTGTAGCGTTGGTTGTGTTGACAGCTAGTGCTACAGCACCAACACTATTGGCAGATTTGGGAATAATTGGTGATTTTGGTTTAGTAGTAGCAGCAAGTTTCGGCGCAGCATTGGTGTTAGGGACGATGTTAGTTGTTTCTCGCCGAGTACAAGACACAATGACACTATTGATTTTAGGTTTATTGTTTGGCTATGCTACGAGTGCAATGGTTAGCATTTTGCTGCAATTTAGCTCTAAAGAACGCATTCAAAGTTATATTATGTGGACTTTTGGTAGTTTTGCTGGGGTGACTTGGAGACAGTTAGTTGTTTTAACTCCAGTGATTATTTTGAGTTTATTGGGAGCAGTGTTGCAATCAAAACCTTTGAATGCGCTTTTACTGGGTGAATCTTATGCGCGTAGTTTAGGTTTAACGGTGCAGAAAACTAGGTTTTCTATTATTACTAATGCATCTATATTAGCTGGAGCAATAACTGCTTTTTGTGGCCCGATAGCTTTTTTAGGTGTAGCAATTCCTCATTTATGTCGGAGTTTTTTTAATACTTCCGACCATCGAATCTTGATTCCTGGGGTAATAATTATGGGTGCTATCTTAGCATTGTTTGCAGATTTGTTGTCCCAACTGGCGGTAAGTCAGATGGTTTTACCTTTAAATGCTGTGACTGCTTTGATAGGAACTCCTGTTGTGACTTGGGTAATTTTGCGGCGTAATTCTCAAAAATCTTTCCCGTCATGA
- a CDS encoding ABC transporter ATP-binding protein, translated as MSDSILTTHNLTIGYKTSRKTIRSVASDISVFLQAGELVCLLGPNGAGKSTLLRSLAGMQPPISGEVQLLEENIYKLPPQDLAKRLSLVLTEKVDVGMLSAYTLVSMGRYPYTDWWGKLTPEDEAIVHWAIESVGAVNLAQRYVSELSDGERQKIMIARALAQSPMVMLLDEPTAFLDLPRRVEIMQLLRQLARETNQAILLSTHDLDLALRLADKIWLLATNGTLHVGAPEDLVLSGAFADTFRSEGVEFDVASGEFHLQIPHKGEINLLGEGIAAVWTIRALQRVGFIVKQGEDTTHSLFPGGNRQISVEVISEPRRVFWQITNSKAVSMHHSLYELIKFLGVAD; from the coding sequence ATGAGTGACTCAATTTTGACAACTCATAACCTGACTATTGGTTACAAGACATCACGGAAAACTATTCGGAGTGTGGCGTCTGACATTTCGGTATTTCTGCAAGCTGGGGAATTGGTTTGTTTACTCGGACCCAATGGTGCGGGTAAGTCTACATTACTGCGATCGCTTGCCGGAATGCAACCACCAATATCAGGTGAAGTGCAGCTTTTAGAAGAAAATATTTACAAGTTACCACCCCAAGATTTAGCCAAACGTCTGAGTTTGGTACTCACGGAGAAAGTTGATGTGGGAATGCTCTCAGCCTATACTCTGGTGAGTATGGGGCGATATCCTTACACTGATTGGTGGGGAAAGTTGACACCCGAAGATGAAGCCATAGTGCATTGGGCTATCGAATCTGTAGGAGCAGTGAACTTAGCACAACGCTATGTGAGCGAATTAAGTGATGGTGAACGCCAAAAAATTATGATTGCTCGTGCTTTGGCTCAGTCGCCTATGGTGATGTTACTTGATGAGCCAACGGCATTTCTAGATTTACCACGTCGGGTAGAGATTATGCAATTGTTGCGCCAATTAGCACGGGAAACTAATCAGGCGATTCTTCTTTCTACCCATGATTTAGATTTAGCTTTGCGTCTTGCGGATAAGATTTGGCTATTAGCAACTAATGGAACTTTACACGTTGGTGCGCCAGAAGATTTAGTGTTGAGTGGCGCATTTGCTGATACTTTCCGTAGTGAAGGTGTAGAGTTTGATGTTGCTTCCGGAGAATTTCACCTCCAAATACCCCATAAAGGAGAAATTAATTTGCTGGGTGAGGGTATTGCAGCAGTTTGGACTATTCGGGCTTTACAAAGAGTTGGATTTATAGTTAAACAAGGTGAAGATACTACCCATAGCTTGTTTCCTGGTGGGAATAGGCAAATATCAGTAGAAGTAATATCTGAGCCGAGACGGGTTTTTTGGCAAATTACAAATAGCAAAGCTGTATCCATGCATCATTCATTGTATGAATTGATTAAATTTTTGGGCGTTGCTGATTGA